The following coding sequences lie in one Treponema sp. OMZ 790 genomic window:
- a CDS encoding RnfABCDGE type electron transport complex subunit D, which translates to MRSYSNQSLTAAPFVYTRLPVFGMHIAVLSLLSIQILILIITADFYALLNILIAVLGVLAVENVITYSNSSKFNLSLETIISGLLIGFFMPTGIGFIFVFILSAFSVFIVKIAFGGTGRNWINPVALAVCIAYISRPEAFPPLISGFSLLSEKGSFFAVMEANGLVKLKTDFTITSALNSLLLHSVGVTLPEGYISLFLNSTSSIPAFRYNIITLISSIILFSIRVADYILPAAFLASYALLVWAFGMVPVSNAYFAGDILSAVLTGGVLFTSFFVMNEPASSPKTKYGKAMGGIFTGICAFFICGHGASPAGIFFAVILCNIISPLIEILEIKIQAKKRKLYE; encoded by the coding sequence ATGAGATCTTATTCGAATCAGTCTTTAACGGCAGCTCCCTTTGTATATACCCGTCTGCCTGTATTTGGAATGCACATAGCCGTTCTTTCTCTTTTGAGCATCCAAATTTTAATTCTTATAATAACTGCCGATTTTTATGCTCTTTTAAATATTTTAATTGCCGTTTTGGGTGTATTGGCGGTAGAAAATGTAATTACATATTCGAATTCGTCCAAATTTAATCTATCCCTTGAAACGATAATTTCAGGTCTGCTGATTGGTTTTTTTATGCCGACGGGAATAGGTTTTATTTTTGTTTTTATTTTAAGCGCTTTTTCAGTGTTTATAGTAAAAATCGCTTTCGGCGGTACAGGACGTAATTGGATAAACCCTGTTGCCCTTGCCGTATGTATTGCATATATTTCCCGTCCGGAAGCCTTTCCGCCGCTGATTTCCGGCTTTTCTCTTTTAAGCGAGAAGGGGAGTTTTTTTGCAGTAATGGAAGCAAACGGACTTGTAAAGCTTAAAACAGATTTTACTATAACCTCAGCTCTTAATTCTCTTTTATTGCACAGCGTGGGAGTGACTCTTCCCGAAGGTTATATAAGTCTTTTTTTAAATTCTACGTCTTCGATACCGGCTTTCCGCTATAATATAATTACATTGATTTCGTCAATAATATTATTTTCGATCAGGGTTGCGGATTATATTCTTCCGGCTGCTTTTTTGGCATCCTACGCTCTTTTGGTATGGGCTTTCGGAATGGTTCCTGTTTCAAATGCTTATTTTGCCGGCGATATATTGTCAGCCGTTTTAACGGGAGGCGTTTTATTTACCTCCTTTTTTGTTATGAATGAGCCTGCATCTTCTCCTAAAACCAAATACGGAAAAGCTATGGGCGGAATTTTTACAGGTATTTGCGCCTTTTTTATATGCGGCCATGGAGCATCTCCGGCAGGAATTTTCTTTGCCGTAATTCTCTGTAATATTATTTCTCCGCTTATCGAAATACTTGAAATAAAAATACAGGCTAAAAAAAGGAAACTTTATGAATAA
- a CDS encoding SLBB domain-containing protein, with amino-acid sequence MTEFLRFKRGKEILEYPKLQASFEGNAFLPQRAFIPIAFDAKNQPQILVMKGETVKEGQIIARTEDPFSVGIYSSIPGILYDFVDFTLPDGKLIHTAAVKLEGSFDILGRPSADYPWRTSSQSEIIRAIGYSGILNTANMPAVPLVYQIRESLKKGNTEIFINLFDKDPSSGIDSILFDIFFTEVAEGLGIMAKILNAVSVTCIHKLCKNDLYKLEKISETCEPLCKVKFVNASTDYPFIHNNYFAKKENPFLIDVPTAMYTYEVVKTNNPITSVYVLITGKAVNEHKVLKVKIGTPIGNLIEECGGFKSMPAQIILNGLIGGLSADSLDIPVTSTLKSIHIPGKDGIKKSASENCINCGLCFSSCPLYLEPKKIVRAIEKEDFNTDIVKQIEICGGCSCCSACCPSRIPLCSIILNAAQKIKKGSFV; translated from the coding sequence ATGACAGAATTTTTAAGATTTAAACGGGGTAAAGAGATTTTGGAATATCCTAAATTGCAGGCTTCGTTTGAAGGAAATGCTTTTTTGCCTCAAAGGGCTTTTATACCGATAGCTTTTGATGCAAAAAATCAGCCTCAGATCCTTGTTATGAAGGGAGAAACCGTTAAAGAAGGCCAGATTATAGCCCGTACCGAAGATCCTTTTTCTGTGGGCATATATTCTTCCATACCCGGAATATTGTATGATTTTGTTGACTTTACCCTCCCTGACGGAAAGCTCATTCATACTGCTGCCGTAAAACTCGAGGGTTCTTTTGATATTTTGGGACGTCCATCGGCTGATTATCCGTGGAGAACGTCTTCACAATCGGAAATTATCAGAGCGATCGGTTATTCCGGTATTTTAAATACGGCTAATATGCCGGCAGTGCCCCTTGTTTATCAGATAAGGGAATCTTTAAAAAAAGGTAATACCGAAATATTTATAAATCTTTTTGACAAAGATCCTTCATCGGGCATCGATTCAATTTTATTTGATATTTTTTTTACGGAAGTTGCCGAGGGCTTGGGAATAATGGCCAAGATACTCAATGCCGTTTCAGTTACCTGTATTCATAAATTGTGTAAAAACGATCTTTACAAGTTAGAAAAAATATCGGAAACTTGTGAACCGCTTTGTAAGGTAAAATTTGTAAATGCCTCAACCGATTATCCTTTTATTCACAATAATTATTTTGCAAAGAAAGAAAATCCCTTTTTAATAGATGTACCCACGGCCATGTATACGTATGAGGTTGTAAAGACCAATAATCCTATTACTTCAGTTTATGTTCTCATAACAGGTAAAGCGGTTAATGAGCATAAGGTATTAAAAGTTAAAATCGGAACTCCTATAGGAAACCTGATAGAAGAATGCGGCGGTTTTAAAAGTATGCCTGCACAAATCATTTTAAATGGGCTTATCGGAGGTTTATCGGCCGATAGTTTGGATATTCCGGTAACAAGCACTTTAAAATCAATTCATATTCCCGGAAAAGACGGCATAAAAAAATCCGCTTCGGAAAATTGCATAAATTGCGGTTTGTGTTTTAGTTCTTGTCCGCTTTATTTGGAACCCAAGAAAATTGTGAGGGCTATTGAAAAAGAAGATTTTAATACCGATATTGTAAAACAAATAGAAATTTGCGGCGGATGTTCTTGTTGTTCTGCCTGCTGTCCGTCAAGGATTCCTCTATGCTCCATTATTTTAAATGCTGCACAAAAAATTAAAAAAGGAAGTTTTGTATGA
- a CDS encoding FapA family protein gives MENKSWTLKKNNSGKWFLTFTELLESENCPSADDIYLQAKKNGIKSSSLVSKNTIENYLKKHTGSGIEPVPLALELDPNFDARITTNNDKTAAYLYVRKAADSANDVDMSTISRLFQRSNIANIDTAKIKEGLSDFVNSSEMEFSMQIAEGSPPKRGPDKKLITHFEQVPDHEVQRLADRLKRPDLRTADVENPTADQDYPLSEAETLTVVEKGDLIYEVEDAGLGEAGVDVYGQAIPGLPGNDPFFLDLRNIVQNHSELRAGVTGLLLIANTDRGLKIRIVPYRDAKVRAVISRDKMEASLILQSGLGAGERLSIIGVKTALNEVNLLDSVSEDRINEIIESARKVNDECEFVILSGTPPIAPDSYKLEWAVDFNEELHTATVEKDALILTARLMPKGEKGKNVFGETIDPKNAEPSDIPANDETVKVTEEKHVIKFFAAESGELSLFNNALSISSLKTIQNDIDPKFGDISFPGNLIITGDIKDDVRVKSKGKLTITGTVEKALIYSEDSLILNGGINGKGRGTAWAKDKTNLQYAENARVFSGGDISIASYCFKCLVKTNGTVYLTGSPGVLLGGSIHAAKGVSVHDLGAEKTLRTIISFGQDYLIKDEIEVREKEMEANNIELEKIEKDLQGNPPDVDALRQKKVKLLKRNSALTVRIFNLKENFEFHIPSKIKVTGSVYPGVVLESHGRYFEVMETHHNVFFEFDEKTGQIICSPIKEVELDQ, from the coding sequence ATGGAAAATAAATCGTGGACTTTAAAGAAAAATAACAGCGGTAAGTGGTTTTTAACCTTCACTGAGCTCCTTGAGTCTGAAAATTGCCCTTCAGCGGACGATATATATCTTCAGGCAAAAAAAAACGGTATAAAAAGCTCTTCTCTTGTAAGTAAAAACACCATTGAAAATTATTTAAAAAAACATACAGGCTCGGGTATAGAACCTGTTCCTCTAGCCCTTGAGCTTGATCCTAACTTTGATGCAAGAATAACTACCAATAACGATAAGACAGCGGCCTATCTTTATGTACGAAAAGCCGCTGATTCTGCGAATGATGTCGATATGTCCACAATCAGCCGCCTTTTTCAACGAAGTAATATTGCAAATATCGATACTGCAAAAATAAAAGAGGGTTTAAGCGATTTTGTAAATTCTTCTGAGATGGAATTTTCCATGCAGATTGCCGAAGGTTCGCCTCCAAAAAGAGGTCCGGATAAAAAGCTTATAACTCATTTTGAGCAAGTTCCGGATCATGAGGTACAGCGTTTGGCAGACCGCTTAAAACGGCCGGATTTACGTACTGCGGATGTGGAAAATCCCACAGCCGATCAAGATTATCCTCTTTCAGAGGCCGAAACTCTGACTGTTGTCGAAAAAGGCGATCTTATTTATGAGGTTGAAGATGCCGGCCTGGGCGAAGCCGGCGTTGATGTATACGGTCAGGCCATTCCGGGGCTTCCGGGAAACGATCCTTTTTTCTTGGATTTAAGAAACATAGTGCAAAACCATTCCGAACTGCGCGCAGGAGTAACAGGGCTTCTTTTGATTGCAAATACCGATCGAGGTTTGAAAATCCGCATAGTTCCATACAGAGATGCAAAGGTAAGGGCTGTTATAAGCCGTGACAAGATGGAGGCCTCTCTTATCTTGCAGTCGGGGCTTGGTGCAGGTGAGAGGCTTTCGATAATAGGCGTAAAGACTGCCTTAAATGAGGTCAACTTACTTGATTCGGTTTCGGAAGATAGAATAAACGAAATCATAGAATCGGCCAGAAAAGTAAATGATGAATGTGAGTTTGTCATATTAAGCGGAACTCCTCCTATTGCACCCGACTCCTATAAACTTGAATGGGCTGTAGATTTTAATGAAGAACTTCACACCGCAACTGTCGAAAAAGATGCTCTTATATTGACAGCTCGTCTTATGCCTAAGGGAGAAAAGGGTAAAAATGTTTTTGGAGAAACCATTGATCCCAAAAATGCAGAGCCTTCAGACATTCCTGCTAATGATGAAACGGTAAAAGTTACTGAAGAAAAACACGTCATCAAATTTTTTGCAGCAGAATCCGGAGAGCTTTCTTTATTCAATAATGCTCTTTCAATTTCGTCTCTTAAAACAATTCAAAACGACATAGATCCGAAATTCGGCGATATAAGTTTTCCCGGTAATCTTATAATTACGGGAGATATTAAAGACGATGTGCGGGTAAAATCGAAGGGTAAGTTGACTATTACCGGTACGGTCGAAAAAGCTTTAATATATTCCGAAGATTCTCTTATATTAAACGGCGGTATAAACGGAAAAGGACGCGGTACAGCTTGGGCTAAAGATAAAACCAATCTTCAATATGCAGAAAATGCGCGGGTTTTTTCAGGCGGAGATATAAGCATAGCCTCATATTGTTTTAAGTGTTTGGTAAAGACAAACGGCACGGTTTATTTGACCGGAAGTCCCGGTGTATTGCTCGGCGGAAGTATTCATGCTGCAAAAGGCGTATCCGTCCATGATTTGGGCGCCGAAAAAACCTTAAGAACCATTATTTCGTTCGGACAAGATTATTTAATTAAGGATGAGATTGAAGTCCGCGAAAAAGAAATGGAAGCTAATAATATTGAGCTTGAAAAGATTGAAAAAGACTTACAGGGAAATCCTCCGGATGTCGATGCCCTGCGTCAAAAGAAAGTTAAACTTTTAAAACGGAACAGTGCTCTTACGGTACGTATATTTAACTTAAAAGAAAACTTTGAATTTCACATTCCTTCAAAAATAAAGGTTACAGGCTCGGTTTACCCCGGAGTAGTTCTCGAAAGTCACGGCCGTTATTTTGAAGTTATGGAAACTCATCACAATGTCTTTTTTGAATTTGATGAAAAGACGGGACAAATTATATGTTCACCTATTAAAGAAGTCGAATTAGATCAATAA
- a CDS encoding P-loop NTPase, which produces MQIIPIASGKGGVGKSLIAANLAIALGQAGKKVVLADLDLGASNLHLVLGVQGRKNGIGTFLTKAAEFKDIIVETEYENVRFVPGDSEIPGFAALKIYQRNSLVKELLKMEADFLVLDLGAGTHLGILDFFLMSPQGIIITSPSVTSTLDAYVFLKNIVFRMMCSSFPAKSKGGAFFERLKNDVPGMQRLYIPTITEELMSIDPENTKKFLSKFSHFKPRIIMNMMDDPKDAEKAMKIRRSAKQYLNIDLEHLGVIYTDAVQDKALASRLPVIRYKPQSMISQAIYRIADKLIQSEAENYNGEDFQEFSDYSFMSAEAEAETDFKSKMEYLDDLIGGEVLSSGEMSEIIKSQQFEINVLRNENLLLKTKIAKALKQGFKV; this is translated from the coding sequence ATGCAAATAATTCCCATTGCCAGCGGAAAGGGCGGTGTAGGTAAAAGTCTTATAGCGGCAAACCTTGCAATTGCATTGGGGCAGGCAGGTAAGAAGGTTGTATTGGCTGACCTAGATTTGGGAGCTTCAAATCTTCACTTGGTTTTAGGCGTACAAGGGCGTAAAAACGGCATCGGTACTTTTTTGACAAAGGCCGCAGAATTTAAAGACATAATAGTAGAAACCGAATATGAAAATGTCAGATTTGTTCCGGGAGACTCCGAGATTCCGGGGTTTGCCGCATTAAAAATATATCAGCGTAATTCTTTGGTAAAAGAGCTTTTAAAGATGGAAGCCGATTTTTTGGTTTTGGATTTAGGAGCCGGAACCCATTTGGGTATTTTGGACTTTTTCTTGATGTCTCCTCAAGGAATTATAATTACATCTCCTTCTGTAACATCAACTCTGGATGCTTATGTTTTCTTAAAGAATATCGTATTTAGAATGATGTGCTCTTCATTCCCGGCAAAATCCAAGGGAGGAGCTTTTTTTGAAAGACTTAAAAATGATGTTCCCGGTATGCAGCGTCTTTATATTCCTACAATTACCGAAGAACTTATGTCCATTGATCCTGAAAATACCAAAAAGTTTTTAAGCAAATTTTCTCATTTTAAACCCCGCATTATAATGAACATGATGGATGACCCCAAGGATGCGGAAAAAGCCATGAAGATACGGCGTTCCGCAAAACAGTATCTAAATATCGATCTTGAACATTTAGGCGTAATATATACGGACGCCGTTCAAGATAAGGCACTCGCTTCAAGACTGCCTGTAATAAGATATAAACCTCAGTCGATGATTTCTCAGGCTATATACCGCATAGCCGATAAACTTATTCAATCCGAAGCCGAAAATTATAATGGAGAAGATTTTCAGGAATTTTCGGATTATTCTTTTATGTCGGCCGAAGCTGAGGCTGAAACGGATTTTAAATCCAAAATGGAATATCTGGATGATTTGATAGGAGGAGAGGTGTTATCATCGGGTGAAATGAGCGAAATTATAAAATCGCAACAATTTGAAATTAATGTGCTTCGAAATGAGAATTTACTGTTAAAAACAAAAATAGCAAAGGCTCTTAAACAGGGTTTTAAAGTATAG
- a CDS encoding RluA family pseudouridine synthase — protein MIKENKIFYIGEDDSGRRLDRVIRKFLENMPLSGIYSAIRRGKIKVNGKKKNGSYLTKKNDEISIDINLFTLTEGSDKNQINSLIPKPDVILKTDDLLFVNKRIGELVHGQNSLCDAVSKYFPPKEKSLSFKTGALHRLDKDTSGILAFSQSLKGAQNFSKALREGKIEKLYIGITEGRPSLTEFKSTIDQKECLCLIKILEFSKKENLSLVLFNLITGRKHQIRIQCAQFGTPLLNDKKYGSKQKKEISQDLPKKFGSVYFLHAYKLRFNEQFLDKLPNEITAPFPEYFKRAVQILFTVDLTKLKT, from the coding sequence ATGATTAAAGAAAATAAAATTTTTTATATAGGCGAAGACGATTCGGGCAGAAGATTAGACCGTGTAATCCGTAAATTTTTAGAAAATATGCCTCTTTCAGGTATATATTCTGCAATCCGCCGGGGAAAAATAAAGGTAAACGGTAAAAAGAAAAACGGTTCTTATCTGACCAAAAAAAATGATGAAATTTCGATAGATATAAACCTGTTTACTTTGACGGAGGGTTCGGACAAAAATCAAATAAATTCTTTAATTCCAAAACCTGATGTGATATTAAAAACCGATGACTTACTTTTTGTAAATAAAAGAATTGGAGAACTTGTACACGGCCAAAACAGTCTCTGTGATGCAGTATCAAAGTACTTTCCGCCCAAAGAAAAAAGCCTCTCATTTAAAACAGGGGCACTGCATCGTCTTGATAAGGATACAAGCGGAATTCTAGCCTTTTCTCAAAGTTTAAAAGGGGCTCAAAATTTTTCAAAAGCTTTAAGGGAAGGAAAAATCGAAAAATTATACATAGGAATAACGGAAGGTAGACCATCATTAACGGAATTTAAAAGTACAATCGATCAAAAAGAATGCCTTTGTCTTATAAAAATTCTGGAATTTTCAAAAAAAGAAAATTTAAGCCTTGTACTCTTTAATCTTATAACCGGAAGAAAGCACCAAATACGGATACAATGCGCCCAATTCGGTACCCCGTTATTAAACGACAAAAAATACGGCTCAAAACAAAAAAAAGAAATTTCGCAAGATTTACCGAAAAAATTCGGTTCGGTATACTTTCTGCATGCTTATAAACTAAGGTTCAACGAACAATTTTTGGATAAATTACCAAACGAGATTACCGCCCCCTTTCCCGAATATTTTAAGAGGGCGGTTCAAATTTTATTCACGGTAGATTTGACAAAGTTAAAAACTTAG
- a CDS encoding divergent PAP2 family protein: MLETMYKMQWRLFFSNPIFLSAITSWMMSQIIKTIFALFNASIKTPLDFVELVFWRTGGMPSSHSALVASLTVSIGIRQGFDSDFFIFACFMALIVIRDAVGVRRSSGLQAKALNDLGAKFAEKNRDYSFKAVREIQGHKPVEAVAGIILGIITSILFAYFG; encoded by the coding sequence ATGTTGGAAACGATGTATAAAATGCAGTGGCGCCTGTTTTTTTCTAATCCGATTTTTTTATCTGCGATAACCAGCTGGATGATGAGTCAGATTATAAAAACTATTTTTGCATTATTCAATGCCTCAATAAAAACCCCTCTTGATTTTGTCGAGCTGGTATTTTGGAGAACCGGAGGAATGCCTTCAAGTCATTCTGCTCTTGTGGCTTCTTTAACCGTAAGCATAGGCATAAGACAGGGCTTTGACTCGGATTTCTTTATTTTTGCATGTTTTATGGCTCTTATAGTCATAAGGGATGCTGTGGGTGTTAGAAGATCCAGCGGGTTACAGGCTAAGGCTTTAAATGACCTTGGTGCAAAATTTGCCGAAAAAAATAGAGACTACAGCTTTAAGGCTGTCCGTGAAATTCAGGGGCATAAACCCGTTGAAGCCGTTGCCGGAATAATTTTGGGTATCATCACTTCAATATTATTTGCTTATTTTGGATAA
- a CDS encoding alpha-amylase/4-alpha-glucanotransferase domain-containing protein, translating into MEKNSKKKLEICFAVHADYNIIDEFSKEDYTQDYKDFFSNLYASPSIPFTLALSGRFLEWIQRKNPSFFDVIYEMHNRKQVEILANAFYEPFVSMIPSSDLIGQIEYMTDTLRKHSYKRPRGMYLPYFAWNPNVLSNLQKCGIEYCLLDSRFFSKAGLNAFVPVCMEDGGKILFGIPSTYEFENTDMSPAAFYDFLCSHASVITETSVVVFLSRDTAVRFFDRSKGKKSWMDEFFERISLPDSVISLNHAGQILKNKKIYQKGFIPSNAIFSNQLVNTSVKQLLANKPNVYAMYAKMIYVHSLVNQVRGDKARKNNSLLYLWKAESGILFNLDSKHEKYNRDLRHYCYRNLLLAEKQTRVPGIFADSLTSLDFDLDGVKDFISQREHLNMYVHALGGRICELDVFSAYKNYADICSEETGLFIDHLISSDELETIKKGDFKSAIAKPVFCENLYQDIKCDRLKFELLMKTEGSFRSFNQLVSLRKQYIFNDQGVQVQYILKNESPFNLSAYFMVELDISVSPTEKKLPGVTVCADDQKYEASQTKNIFSNVSWIQIDEPEGKTVFNIESNEGAECIILPIYEKISDAKNPIMGLRNLFYWKVDLNSGFETEKLLFFKADAKKQEKKNKVPIPLDRKA; encoded by the coding sequence GTGGAAAAAAACAGTAAAAAAAAACTGGAGATATGTTTTGCCGTTCATGCCGACTATAATATAATTGACGAGTTTTCAAAAGAAGACTATACCCAGGATTATAAAGATTTTTTCTCGAATTTATATGCTTCTCCCTCTATTCCTTTTACGCTGGCCTTAAGCGGCAGGTTTTTGGAGTGGATACAGCGTAAAAATCCCTCTTTTTTTGATGTTATTTATGAGATGCATAACAGAAAACAGGTAGAAATTCTCGCAAATGCCTTTTATGAACCCTTTGTTTCGATGATACCCTCGTCGGACCTGATAGGTCAAATAGAGTACATGACCGATACTTTACGCAAGCATTCATATAAAAGACCCCGCGGAATGTATCTTCCTTATTTCGCATGGAATCCCAATGTTCTTTCCAATCTTCAAAAATGCGGAATTGAATATTGTTTGCTTGACTCCCGCTTTTTTAGTAAAGCCGGTTTAAATGCCTTTGTTCCGGTTTGTATGGAAGATGGGGGAAAAATTTTATTCGGCATTCCTTCTACTTATGAATTTGAAAATACCGATATGAGCCCTGCAGCCTTCTATGATTTTTTATGCAGTCATGCAAGTGTCATAACCGAGACAAGTGTTGTAGTTTTTTTGTCGAGAGATACTGCAGTCCGCTTTTTTGATAGATCGAAGGGAAAAAAATCGTGGATGGATGAATTTTTTGAACGTATCTCCTTGCCCGATTCGGTTATTTCTTTAAACCATGCAGGACAAATTCTTAAAAATAAGAAGATATATCAAAAAGGTTTTATACCGTCAAACGCAATATTTTCAAATCAGCTTGTAAATACTTCGGTAAAACAGCTTTTGGCTAATAAACCCAATGTTTATGCCATGTATGCAAAGATGATTTACGTACACAGCCTTGTAAATCAGGTGCGGGGAGATAAGGCCCGTAAAAACAATTCTTTATTGTATTTGTGGAAGGCCGAAAGCGGTATTCTTTTTAACCTTGATTCAAAACATGAAAAATATAACAGAGATTTGCGGCATTATTGTTACCGTAATTTACTTTTAGCCGAGAAACAGACAAGGGTGCCGGGGATATTCGCCGATTCCTTAACAAGTTTGGATTTTGATCTGGATGGAGTAAAAGATTTTATTTCTCAACGGGAACATCTTAACATGTATGTTCACGCATTGGGCGGAAGAATTTGTGAACTGGATGTGTTTTCTGCCTATAAAAACTATGCCGATATATGTTCCGAAGAGACAGGTTTATTTATAGATCATCTTATATCTTCCGATGAGCTTGAAACAATAAAAAAAGGTGATTTTAAGTCGGCTATTGCAAAACCTGTCTTTTGTGAAAATCTTTATCAAGATATAAAATGCGACAGACTTAAATTCGAACTTCTGATGAAAACCGAAGGAAGTTTCCGCAGTTTTAATCAATTGGTCTCCCTGCGTAAACAGTATATCTTCAATGATCAGGGCGTTCAGGTTCAATATATTCTTAAAAATGAAAGCCCATTTAATCTTTCTGCTTATTTTATGGTCGAGCTGGACATATCCGTAAGTCCTACAGAAAAAAAACTTCCCGGCGTTACCGTTTGTGCTGATGATCAAAAATATGAAGCCTCGCAAACAAAAAATATCTTTTCGAATGTATCATGGATTCAAATAGATGAACCTGAAGGAAAAACCGTCTTTAATATAGAATCAAATGAAGGGGCCGAGTGTATTATTCTTCCCATATACGAAAAAATTTCGGATGCAAAGAATCCTATAATGGGTTTAAGAAATCTTTTTTATTGGAAGGTCGATTTAAATTCGGGTTTTGAAACGGAAAAACTTCTTTTCTTTAAAGCTGATGCAAAAAAACAGGAAAAGAAAAATAAAGTTCCTATCCCTCTTGACCGCAAGGCTTGA